The following coding sequences are from one Achromobacter sp. B7 window:
- a CDS encoding class I SAM-dependent methyltransferase: MTASTHDAAVDRQFSPRATAYLTSAVHAQGEDLLQMAGIAREHPQARVLDLGCGGGHVTFHVAPEVQAVTAYDLSQQMLDVVAGEAAKRGLANVATRQGKAEYLPFADGEFDVVMSRYSTHHWQDAGRGLREAFRVLKPGGIAVFADVVSPGEPLLDTWLQTIEVLRDTSHVRDYSVAEWTRMLTEAGFTLQGLSPRRLPLEFQTWVTRMRTPDTLVAALRHMFSIAPDVVRAHFDVQDDGSFTSDTATIVVKKPG, from the coding sequence ATGACCGCCAGCACCCACGACGCCGCCGTCGACCGCCAGTTCAGCCCCCGCGCCACGGCGTACCTGACTAGCGCAGTCCACGCCCAGGGCGAAGACCTGCTGCAAATGGCCGGCATCGCGCGCGAACACCCGCAGGCACGCGTGCTGGACCTGGGCTGTGGCGGCGGCCACGTGACGTTTCACGTGGCGCCCGAAGTCCAGGCCGTCACCGCCTACGACCTGTCCCAGCAGATGCTGGACGTGGTGGCCGGTGAAGCCGCCAAGCGCGGGCTGGCCAACGTGGCCACGCGCCAGGGCAAGGCCGAATACCTGCCCTTTGCCGATGGCGAATTCGACGTGGTGATGTCGCGCTATTCCACCCACCACTGGCAGGACGCCGGCCGTGGTCTGCGCGAAGCGTTCCGCGTGCTCAAGCCCGGCGGCATCGCCGTGTTTGCCGACGTGGTCTCGCCCGGCGAGCCGCTGCTGGACACCTGGCTGCAAACGATTGAAGTGCTGCGCGACACGTCCCACGTGCGCGACTATTCCGTGGCCGAATGGACGCGGATGCTGACCGAGGCAGGCTTCACCTTGCAGGGCCTGTCGCCGCGCCGCCTGCCGCTGGAATTCCAGACCTGGGTGACGCGCATGCGCACGCCGGACACGCTGGTTGCGGCGTTGCGCCATATGTTCAGCATTGCGCCCGATGTGGTGCGCGCGCATTTCGATGTGCAGGACGACGGCTCGTTCACCAGCGACACGGCGACGATCGTGGTGAAAAAGCCGGGGTGA
- a CDS encoding indolepyruvate ferredoxin oxidoreductase family protein: MNAPLPAAVRTALESVQLDDKYTLESGRAWMSGIHALVRLPMMQRVRDARAGLNTAGFVSGYRGSPLGGVDQNMWKAARHLKAHHIEFQPGVNEDLAATAVWGSQQVNLFPGAKYDGVFGMWYGKGPGVDRCGDVFKHANAAGTSRHGGVLVVAGDDHPAKSSTLPHQSDHILKACMIPALFPSSVQEVLDYGLHGWAMSRYAGVWVGMKCITDIVEVSASVDVDPHRVQIQLPEDFILPPDGLNIRVPDTPLQQEARLLDYKLYAALAYARANKLNRELWQVPQRDARFGIMTSGKAYLDTRQALSDLGLTEAVCQRIGLRLYKVGMVWPLESAGMQQFADGLDEILVVEEKRQVLEYQLKEELFSWIGSGKKIPRVVGKFDDKDGGEWSVPQGNWLLPAHYEFSPAMVARAIAARLLRFALPDDVRAGIEARLQFIQDREQALARPRVVQERKPWFCSGCPHNTSTRLPEGSRGMAGIGCHYMVRWMDRNTEVYTQMGGEGVPWIGQAPFTEEKHVFANLGDGTYFHSGLLAIRAAVAAKVPITYKILFNDAVAMTGGQPVDGPISVPMISRQMAAEGIEKIVVVTDEPDKYKDAPGLAPDVPVLHRDELDAVMRDLREHPGVSVLIYDQTCATEKRRRRKRGAYADPARRVVINERVCEGCGDCSTASHCLSVEPLETEFGRKRKINQSSCNKDFSCLKGFCPSFVTVEGGKLKKPQALSQEGVVDEGVPEPRVPVPDHAYGVFIAGVGGTGVVTIGQLLGMAAHLEGKGCSVLDMAGLAQKGGAVYSHVVLGQSPEHLLNTRVAMGEADLVLAGDLVVATSADSMARVCPGRTKVLLNSDTAPTAAFVSNPDWTLPGADLTADLQAACGKDNLYAVDAAAMAVVLLGDAIYSNPLMMGYAYQKGWLPLSREALLRAIELNGQQVANNQAAFAWGRRAAHDPADVMRLMANGGVPLAGPQDIIELKRPRSAAPVTDLKKPTGELAQVVAVRKAFLTQYQDAAYAKQYTDLVDKVARAEQEATGTHRLAVAVARNYFKLMAYKDEYEVARLYSDGEFVKKIGEQFEGDWKLHFHLAPPLFSRRDKAGHLVKRAYGPGMLKVFGVLAKMRRLRGTRLDVFGYTAERRAERELIREYRETLSAILVKLNRGNLERAVALARVPEEIRGYGHVKEEAVARAALVREELLKEFSARVVAIGVRAA, translated from the coding sequence ATGAATGCCCCCCTGCCAGCCGCCGTACGCACGGCGCTTGAATCCGTCCAACTTGACGACAAGTACACCCTGGAATCCGGCCGCGCCTGGATGAGCGGCATCCACGCCCTGGTGCGCCTGCCCATGATGCAGCGCGTGCGCGATGCGCGGGCGGGGTTGAACACCGCGGGCTTCGTGTCCGGCTACCGGGGTTCTCCGCTGGGTGGGGTGGACCAGAACATGTGGAAGGCGGCCAGGCACTTGAAGGCGCACCACATTGAATTTCAGCCGGGCGTCAATGAAGACCTGGCCGCCACGGCGGTCTGGGGCTCGCAACAGGTGAACCTGTTTCCGGGCGCCAAGTACGACGGCGTCTTCGGCATGTGGTACGGCAAGGGGCCGGGCGTGGACCGCTGCGGCGACGTCTTCAAGCATGCCAACGCCGCGGGCACGTCGCGCCACGGTGGCGTGCTGGTGGTGGCGGGCGACGACCATCCGGCCAAGTCCTCGACCTTGCCGCACCAAAGCGATCACATCCTGAAGGCCTGCATGATTCCGGCGCTGTTTCCGTCCAGCGTTCAAGAGGTGCTGGATTACGGGCTGCACGGGTGGGCGATGAGCCGCTATGCGGGTGTGTGGGTGGGCATGAAGTGCATTACCGACATCGTCGAAGTGTCGGCGTCGGTGGACGTGGACCCGCATCGCGTACAAATCCAGTTGCCGGAAGATTTCATCCTGCCGCCTGACGGCTTGAACATCCGGGTGCCCGACACGCCGCTGCAACAAGAGGCGCGGCTGTTGGACTACAAGCTGTACGCGGCGCTGGCGTACGCGCGCGCCAACAAGCTGAATCGCGAGCTGTGGCAGGTGCCGCAACGCGATGCGCGCTTTGGCATCATGACGTCGGGCAAGGCGTATCTGGACACGCGTCAGGCGCTGTCGGACTTGGGCTTGACCGAGGCCGTGTGCCAACGCATTGGCCTGCGCTTGTACAAGGTGGGTATGGTGTGGCCGCTGGAGTCAGCCGGCATGCAGCAGTTTGCCGACGGGCTGGACGAGATTCTGGTGGTCGAGGAAAAGCGCCAGGTGCTGGAATACCAGCTGAAGGAAGAGTTGTTCAGCTGGATCGGCAGCGGCAAGAAGATTCCCCGGGTGGTGGGTAAATTCGACGACAAGGATGGCGGTGAATGGTCGGTGCCGCAGGGCAACTGGCTGCTGCCGGCGCATTACGAGTTTTCGCCCGCGATGGTGGCGCGCGCGATTGCGGCGCGGCTGCTGCGCTTTGCGTTGCCGGACGATGTGCGCGCGGGTATCGAGGCGCGGCTGCAATTCATCCAGGATCGCGAACAGGCGCTGGCACGGCCGCGCGTGGTGCAGGAGCGCAAACCATGGTTCTGTTCGGGCTGTCCGCACAATACGTCGACGCGTTTGCCGGAAGGTTCGCGCGGGATGGCGGGCATTGGCTGCCACTACATGGTGCGGTGGATGGACCGCAATACCGAGGTGTACACGCAGATGGGCGGCGAGGGGGTGCCGTGGATAGGGCAGGCGCCGTTCACGGAAGAAAAACACGTGTTCGCGAACCTGGGCGACGGCACGTATTTCCATTCGGGGCTGTTGGCGATCCGCGCGGCGGTGGCGGCGAAGGTGCCCATCACCTACAAGATTCTGTTCAACGACGCGGTGGCGATGACGGGCGGGCAGCCGGTGGACGGACCCATCAGCGTGCCGATGATTTCGCGGCAGATGGCGGCCGAGGGAATCGAGAAAATCGTGGTGGTGACGGACGAGCCGGACAAGTACAAGGACGCGCCGGGTTTGGCGCCGGATGTTCCGGTGCTGCATCGTGATGAGCTGGACGCGGTGATGCGCGATTTGCGCGAGCATCCGGGCGTATCCGTGCTGATCTACGACCAGACCTGTGCAACGGAAAAGCGGCGTCGCCGCAAGCGCGGGGCGTATGCGGACCCGGCGCGGCGCGTGGTCATCAACGAGCGCGTGTGCGAAGGCTGCGGAGACTGTTCAACGGCGTCGCATTGCCTGTCGGTGGAGCCGCTGGAAACGGAGTTTGGGCGCAAGCGCAAGATCAATCAATCCAGCTGCAATAAGGACTTTTCCTGTTTGAAGGGCTTTTGCCCCAGCTTCGTGACGGTGGAAGGCGGCAAGCTGAAGAAGCCGCAGGCGTTGTCGCAGGAAGGCGTCGTCGACGAGGGCGTGCCGGAGCCGCGCGTGCCGGTGCCGGATCACGCTTATGGCGTGTTTATCGCGGGGGTGGGCGGCACGGGCGTGGTGACGATCGGGCAGTTGTTGGGCATGGCGGCGCATCTTGAGGGCAAGGGCTGTTCGGTGCTGGACATGGCGGGCCTGGCGCAGAAGGGCGGCGCGGTGTATTCGCATGTGGTGCTGGGGCAATCGCCGGAACATCTGTTGAATACGCGCGTGGCGATGGGCGAGGCCGATCTGGTGCTGGCGGGCGACTTGGTCGTGGCAACCAGCGCGGACAGCATGGCGCGGGTGTGCCCGGGCCGCACGAAGGTGCTGTTGAACAGCGACACCGCGCCCACGGCGGCGTTTGTGTCGAACCCGGACTGGACGCTGCCGGGCGCGGACCTGACGGCGGATCTGCAAGCCGCGTGCGGCAAGGACAATTTGTACGCGGTGGATGCGGCGGCGATGGCGGTGGTGTTGTTGGGCGACGCGATCTACTCCAACCCGTTGATGATGGGATATGCGTATCAAAAGGGCTGGCTGCCGTTGTCACGCGAGGCGTTGCTGCGGGCAATTGAATTGAACGGTCAGCAGGTGGCGAACAATCAGGCGGCGTTTGCGTGGGGGCGCCGCGCGGCGCACGACCCGGCGGACGTGATGCGGTTGATGGCGAACGGCGGGGTGCCGTTGGCGGGGCCGCAAGACATCATCGAGCTCAAGCGGCCGCGCAGCGCGGCGCCGGTGACGGACTTGAAAAAGCCAACCGGAGAATTGGCGCAGGTGGTGGCGGTGCGCAAGGCGTTTCTGACGCAATACCAGGACGCGGCGTATGCCAAGCAGTACACGGACCTTGTCGACAAGGTGGCGCGTGCGGAACAGGAAGCGACGGGCACGCATCGGTTGGCGGTTGCCGTGGCGCGCAACTATTTCAAGCTGATGGCCTACAAGGACGAATACGAGGTGGCGCGGCTGTATTCGGATGGGGAGTTCGTGAAGAAGATCGGGGAACAGTTCGAAGGGGACTGGAAGCTGCACTTCCATCTGGCGCCGCCGCTGTTCTCGCGGCGCGACAAGGCGGGGCATTTGGTCAAGCGTGCTTATGGGCCGGGGATGTTGAAGGTGTTCGGGGTGCTGGCGAAGATGCGACGGTTGCGGGGGACGCGGTTGGATGTGTTCGGGTATACGGCGGAGAGGCGGGCAGAGCGCGAGCTGATACGGGAGTATCGGGAGACGTTGTCGGCGATTTTGGTGAAGTTGAATCGGGGGAATCTGGAAAGGGCGGTGGCGTTAGCGCGGGTGCCGGAGGAGATTCGGGGGTATGGACATGTGAAGGAGGAGGCGGTGGCGCGGGCGGCTTTGGTGCGGGAGGAGTTGTTGAAGGAATTTAGTGCGAGGGTGGTGGCGATTGGGGTTCGGGCGGCTTGA
- a CDS encoding DHA2 family efflux MFS transporter permease subunit, producing the protein MIPFIVGCALFMQMLDATVVATALPAMARALGSTPVRLNVAITSYLLSVAVFVPVSGWAADRYGARRVFVAAIGLFTLSSVACALSQDLPQLVVARIVQGMAGAMMVPVGRIILLRTVPKQDLLKAMSFLSIPALLGPVIGPPLGGFMVTYMSWHWIFLINIPIGVLGIALVLRYVSEIKEASAPRLDWLGFLLSAVCLAALVSGFEAIGRDIMPLPMLLGLIAVGAACGFLYAWHARRIDHPIIDLSLMRIPTFAISTLGGNLCRFAVGATPFLLAMLLQVGFGLTPFSAGLITFASAAGALLMKFVATPIVRHFGFRRVLTVNALLTGVFIMVCATFTPTTPVWLMIAILLVGGFFRSLQFTGVNTLTYADIPPSQMSRASSFAAMAQQLGISLGVGVAAVTLNVSMTLRGAETLAISDVVAGFIVIGLMCMVSTLSFRRLDPQAGAHLNGAKKSDDE; encoded by the coding sequence ATGATTCCCTTCATTGTCGGCTGCGCGCTGTTCATGCAGATGCTGGACGCCACCGTGGTGGCTACCGCCCTGCCCGCCATGGCCCGCGCCTTGGGCTCCACCCCCGTGCGGCTGAACGTGGCCATTACGTCCTACCTGCTCTCGGTGGCCGTGTTCGTGCCCGTCAGCGGCTGGGCGGCCGACCGCTACGGCGCGCGCCGCGTATTTGTGGCCGCCATCGGGCTGTTCACGCTGAGTTCCGTTGCCTGCGCCCTGTCGCAGGACCTGCCCCAGCTGGTCGTGGCCCGCATCGTCCAGGGGATGGCCGGCGCCATGATGGTGCCCGTGGGTCGCATCATCCTGCTGCGTACCGTGCCCAAGCAAGACCTGCTCAAGGCCATGTCATTCCTGTCCATCCCGGCCCTGCTGGGTCCGGTGATCGGCCCGCCGCTGGGCGGCTTCATGGTCACCTATATGTCGTGGCACTGGATTTTCCTGATCAACATCCCCATCGGCGTGCTGGGTATTGCGCTGGTGCTGCGCTATGTATCTGAAATCAAGGAAGCATCCGCCCCGCGGCTGGACTGGCTGGGCTTTCTGCTCAGCGCGGTGTGCCTGGCCGCGCTGGTCAGCGGCTTTGAAGCCATCGGCCGCGACATCATGCCGCTGCCCATGCTGCTGGGCCTGATCGCCGTGGGCGCGGCGTGCGGTTTTCTGTACGCCTGGCACGCCCGGCGCATCGACCACCCCATCATCGACCTGTCCTTGATGCGGATTCCCACCTTTGCCATCTCGACGCTGGGCGGCAACCTGTGCCGCTTTGCGGTGGGCGCCACCCCCTTCCTGCTGGCCATGCTGCTGCAAGTGGGCTTTGGCCTGACCCCGTTTTCTGCCGGCCTCATCACCTTTGCCAGCGCCGCCGGCGCCCTGCTGATGAAATTCGTGGCCACGCCCATCGTCCGCCACTTCGGTTTCCGGCGCGTGCTGACCGTGAACGCCCTGTTGACCGGCGTGTTCATCATGGTCTGCGCCACCTTCACGCCCACCACGCCGGTGTGGCTGATGATCGCCATCTTGCTTGTCGGCGGCTTCTTCCGATCGCTGCAATTTACCGGGGTAAATACGCTAACCTATGCCGACATCCCGCCGTCCCAGATGAGCCGCGCCAGCAGCTTTGCCGCCATGGCGCAGCAACTGGGCATCAGCCTGGGCGTGGGCGTGGCCGCGGTGACGCTGAACGTCAGCATGACGTTGCGCGGCGCCGAAACGCTGGCGATCAGCGACGTCGTCGCCGGCTTTATCGTCATCGGGCTGATGTGCATGGTCTCGACCCTTTCCTTTAGACGCCTCGATCCGCAAGCCGGGGCACACCTGAACGGCGCCAAAAAAAGTGACGACGAATGA
- the glpK gene encoding glycerol kinase GlpK, whose product MTTNEFVLALDQGTTSSRAIVFDRECVVRGVGQREFRQHYPRPGWVEHDANEIWHSQLDVAREALRNAGATAADVAAIGITNQRETTLIWERATGRPLARAIVWQDRRTAPLCDQLRRDGHADFLQSRTGLVVDAYFSGTKLAWLLDHVPGARKMAERGELAFGTVDTWLIWQLTGGAVHSTDCSNASRTMLFDLHTQDWNDDILALLNIPRSVLPKIAPSSAVVGDALPEWLGGSIPIAGVAGDQQAATFGQACFTPGMAKNTYGTGCFMLMNVGDQPVQSKNHLLSTVGWGLPQADAGKWKPTYMLEGGVFVAGAAVQWLRDGLGIIQRSEEIESLAASVSDTDDVFMVPAFAGLGAPHWDPYARGTLVGLTRGTTRAHIARATLESIALQSAELLTCMNGDSGIALTELRVDGGAARNDLLMQMQADLLGVPVVRPRVPESTALGAAGLAGLAVGFWSHLEEFASKWQAERTFTPTWPQAVRDARMKRWRQAVDLSKGWSAPA is encoded by the coding sequence GTGACGACGAATGAATTTGTCCTAGCCCTGGACCAGGGCACGACCAGCTCCCGAGCCATCGTGTTCGACCGCGAATGCGTGGTCCGCGGCGTCGGCCAGCGTGAATTCCGCCAGCACTACCCCCGGCCCGGCTGGGTTGAACACGACGCCAACGAAATCTGGCACAGCCAACTGGACGTGGCCCGCGAAGCCCTGCGCAACGCTGGCGCCACCGCCGCCGACGTGGCCGCCATCGGCATCACCAACCAGCGCGAAACCACGCTGATCTGGGAACGCGCCACCGGCCGCCCGCTGGCCCGCGCCATCGTCTGGCAAGACCGCCGCACTGCCCCGCTGTGCGACCAGTTGCGCCGCGACGGCCACGCCGACTTCCTGCAATCGCGCACCGGCCTCGTCGTGGACGCCTACTTCTCCGGCACCAAGCTTGCCTGGCTGCTGGACCACGTGCCCGGCGCCCGCAAGATGGCCGAACGCGGCGAACTGGCATTCGGCACCGTCGACACCTGGCTGATCTGGCAACTGACGGGCGGCGCCGTCCACAGCACCGATTGCAGCAACGCGTCGCGCACCATGCTGTTCGACCTGCACACGCAAGACTGGAACGACGACATCCTGGCCTTGCTGAACATCCCGCGCAGCGTGCTGCCCAAGATCGCGCCCAGCAGTGCCGTCGTGGGCGACGCCCTGCCCGAATGGCTGGGCGGTTCGATCCCCATTGCGGGCGTGGCCGGCGACCAGCAGGCCGCCACCTTCGGCCAGGCCTGCTTCACGCCCGGCATGGCAAAGAACACCTACGGCACCGGCTGCTTCATGCTGATGAACGTCGGCGACCAACCGGTGCAATCCAAGAACCACCTGCTGTCCACCGTGGGCTGGGGCCTGCCCCAAGCCGACGCGGGCAAGTGGAAGCCCACCTACATGCTGGAAGGCGGCGTGTTCGTCGCCGGCGCCGCCGTCCAATGGCTGCGCGACGGCCTGGGCATCATCCAGCGTTCCGAAGAAATCGAATCCCTGGCCGCCAGCGTCTCCGACACCGACGACGTCTTCATGGTGCCCGCCTTCGCCGGCTTGGGCGCCCCCCACTGGGACCCTTACGCCCGTGGCACCCTGGTGGGCCTGACCCGCGGCACCACCCGCGCCCACATCGCCCGCGCCACACTGGAATCCATCGCCCTGCAAAGCGCTGAATTGCTGACCTGCATGAACGGCGACAGCGGCATCGCGCTGACCGAACTGCGCGTAGACGGCGGCGCCGCCCGCAACGACCTGCTGATGCAAATGCAAGCCGACCTGCTAGGCGTCCCCGTCGTCCGCCCCCGCGTGCCCGAATCCACCGCCCTGGGCGCCGCCGGCCTGGCGGGCCTGGCGGTAGGCTTCTGGAGCCACCTGGAAGAGTTCGCCTCCAAATGGCAGGCCGAACGCACCTTCACCCCCACCTGGCCCCAAGCCGTACGCGACGCCAGAATGAAACGCTGGCGCCAAGCCGTAGACCTCTCCAAAGGTTGGAGCGCGCCCGCCTGA
- the mutY gene encoding A/G-specific adenine glycosylase has translation MDFAPRIVAWQRQHGRHDLPWQNTRDPYRIWLSEIMLQQTQVATVIPYYERFLQRFPDVAALAAASQEDVMPYWAGLGYYARARNLHRCAVQIAELWNGRFPPSAEAIATLPGIGRSTAAAIAAFAYGERSPILDGNVKRVFTRHFGIAGDPAKREVETRLWALADAQVEAAPGLDMAAYTQGLMDLGATLCTRGKPACERCPMADTCVARREGRQAELPTPKVRKAIPERETGMLVLQHQGAFLLQQRPEPGIWGGLWSLPEFDVAGDPDAASRALGLEPEQRFELAAFAHTFTHYRLHIRPWLVPVRAARLRESPVPERWVPADKLASMALPAPVKKLLQGLVDAGMQDSLFCTAKR, from the coding sequence ATGGACTTCGCCCCGAGAATCGTCGCCTGGCAACGCCAGCACGGCCGCCACGATCTGCCCTGGCAAAACACGCGTGACCCCTATCGGATCTGGCTATCCGAGATCATGTTGCAGCAGACGCAAGTGGCCACCGTCATCCCGTACTACGAACGTTTCCTTCAGCGTTTTCCGGACGTGGCCGCGCTGGCCGCCGCCAGCCAGGAAGACGTGATGCCGTATTGGGCCGGGCTGGGCTACTACGCCCGCGCGCGCAACCTGCATCGCTGCGCGGTGCAGATCGCTGAACTGTGGAACGGACGCTTTCCGCCTTCGGCCGAAGCCATCGCCACGCTGCCCGGTATCGGCCGGTCCACCGCCGCCGCCATCGCCGCGTTCGCCTACGGCGAGCGCTCGCCCATCCTGGACGGCAACGTCAAGCGCGTCTTCACGCGCCACTTCGGCATTGCCGGCGACCCCGCCAAGCGCGAGGTCGAAACCCGCTTGTGGGCATTGGCCGACGCGCAGGTCGAAGCGGCCCCCGGGCTGGACATGGCCGCCTACACGCAAGGCTTGATGGACCTGGGCGCCACGCTGTGCACGCGCGGCAAGCCCGCCTGTGAACGCTGCCCCATGGCGGACACCTGCGTCGCCCGCCGCGAAGGCCGCCAGGCCGAACTGCCCACACCCAAGGTCCGCAAGGCGATTCCTGAACGCGAGACCGGCATGTTGGTGTTGCAGCACCAGGGCGCTTTCCTGTTGCAGCAGCGGCCTGAACCGGGCATCTGGGGCGGCCTGTGGAGCCTGCCTGAATTCGACGTGGCGGGCGACCCCGACGCCGCCTCGCGCGCGCTGGGACTGGAACCGGAACAGCGCTTCGAACTGGCCGCTTTCGCCCACACGTTCACGCACTATCGCCTGCACATCCGTCCGTGGCTGGTGCCCGTGCGCGCCGCCCGCTTGCGCGAATCGCCCGTGCCGGAACGCTGGGTGCCCGCCGACAAGCTGGCATCCATGGCGCTGCCCGCGCCGGTCAAGAAACTATTGCAGGGGCTGGTCGACGCGGGCATGCAGGACAGCCTGTTCTGCACGGCCAAGCGCTGA
- a CDS encoding helix-turn-helix transcriptional regulator, with translation MTTSPQSAANQDGSPLRRQALGEFVRSARSRITPQMAGLPEGMRRRTPGLRREEVAQLCGISVTWYTWIEQGREVSVSPSVWSRIAGVLQLARAERAYLFDLADCADPQHARDDAGAAPGPLQECVDAINAPAYVLDRAWNVLAWNEPLRDLFDNWPKRDAEPNLLRYIFLDPAARELVVDWDQRARRVVAEFRADAGAHLDEPAVLGLLDTLNRQSPVFAHWWTRHAVVEREGGLREFQHPRDGKLAFQQITFRLATHPDLKLVMLLSGSAPEDR, from the coding sequence ATGACTACTTCCCCCCAAAGCGCGGCCAACCAAGATGGATCGCCCCTGCGCCGCCAGGCGCTAGGCGAATTCGTGCGCAGCGCGCGGTCGCGCATTACGCCTCAGATGGCGGGTCTACCCGAAGGCATGCGGCGCCGCACGCCGGGCCTGCGACGCGAAGAAGTGGCGCAACTGTGCGGGATCAGCGTCACCTGGTACACGTGGATCGAGCAAGGCCGGGAAGTCTCGGTGTCGCCGTCCGTGTGGTCGCGCATCGCGGGCGTGCTGCAACTGGCGCGCGCCGAACGCGCCTACCTGTTCGACCTTGCCGACTGCGCCGACCCCCAGCACGCGCGCGATGACGCAGGCGCGGCGCCCGGCCCTTTGCAGGAATGCGTGGACGCCATCAACGCGCCGGCCTATGTGCTGGACCGCGCGTGGAATGTGCTGGCGTGGAACGAGCCGCTGCGCGACCTGTTCGACAACTGGCCCAAGCGCGATGCCGAACCGAATCTATTGCGCTACATCTTCCTGGACCCGGCCGCGCGTGAGCTGGTGGTGGATTGGGATCAGCGCGCGCGCCGCGTGGTGGCGGAATTTCGCGCCGACGCGGGCGCGCATCTGGATGAGCCAGCCGTGCTTGGCCTGCTGGACACGCTGAATCGCCAAAGCCCGGTGTTCGCCCATTGGTGGACGCGCCATGCGGTGGTGGAACGCGAAGGCGGCCTGCGTGAATTCCAGCATCCCCGCGACGGCAAGCTGGCGTTTCAGCAGATCACGTTCCGACTGGCCACGCACCCCGACCTGAAACTGGTGATGCTGTTGAGCGGCTCGGCGCCTGAAGACAGGTAG
- a CDS encoding mannitol dehydrogenase family protein — protein sequence MELVAADAARLAPERLASLPDAVTRPTYDRAALRVGIVHLGLGAFARAHLAAVNEAALHAGAGVDVDLGWGICGVSLRQTDTRDALAPQAGLYALALRSARQGGGEGEGGCGGTGMRGNGGLQQQIAVIGCLIETLVAPEDPNAVLTRIAHADTRIVSVTVTEKGYCHDPATGRLNLQHPDIVHDLAHPLAPRSTIGYLVGGLQQRRAAGRGAITLMSLDNLPGNGHLLRGMVLAFARQLDPALAAWIDASCAFPCSMVDRIVPRTTDEDRRAVARALGLHDAWPVVGEPYLEWVVEDQFAAGRPDWAAGGARFVSDAAPFETLKLRTVNGLHSALAYLSVMAGWATVDEALAQPALKAYLAALMQDEIVPTLPTLPGLDLAHYQQRLLQRFENPALKHQTRQIAMDGSQKLPQRLLDTVRARLAADMPIDKLALAVAAWLHFLRGVDEAGRRFDIQDPMAAELAQRLAEAERAVDARSAGPAAMQAWTETLIGVTAVFGDLGDDPRFVRAVSQAAHALRTRGVAGALSAQGLLT from the coding sequence GTGGAATTGGTAGCGGCCGACGCCGCGCGGCTTGCGCCTGAGCGATTGGCCTCATTGCCCGATGCGGTGACGCGGCCCACGTATGACCGGGCCGCCTTGCGCGTGGGCATCGTGCATCTGGGCTTGGGGGCATTCGCGCGCGCGCATCTGGCGGCGGTCAACGAGGCCGCGCTGCATGCGGGCGCGGGCGTGGACGTGGACCTGGGCTGGGGCATCTGCGGTGTGTCGTTGCGGCAGACGGACACGCGCGATGCGCTGGCGCCGCAAGCGGGGTTGTACGCGTTGGCGCTACGCAGCGCGCGCCAGGGCGGCGGCGAGGGCGAGGGCGGGTGCGGCGGTACGGGCATGCGCGGGAACGGCGGCCTGCAACAGCAGATTGCGGTGATCGGCTGCCTGATCGAAACCCTGGTTGCGCCCGAAGATCCCAACGCCGTCCTGACGCGCATCGCCCATGCGGACACGCGCATCGTCAGCGTGACCGTGACTGAAAAGGGCTATTGCCACGACCCGGCCACTGGCCGGTTGAACCTGCAACACCCCGACATCGTGCACGACCTTGCCCATCCGCTGGCGCCGCGCAGCACCATCGGTTATCTGGTTGGGGGCTTGCAGCAGCGGCGCGCGGCGGGGCGCGGCGCAATCACCTTGATGTCGCTGGACAACCTGCCCGGCAACGGGCATCTGCTGCGAGGCATGGTGCTGGCGTTTGCGCGGCAGCTTGACCCGGCCCTGGCGGCATGGATCGATGCCTCGTGCGCGTTCCCGTGCTCCATGGTGGACCGCATCGTGCCTCGTACAACCGACGAGGATCGCCGCGCCGTGGCACGCGCGCTGGGCCTGCACGATGCGTGGCCGGTAGTGGGCGAGCCCTATCTGGAATGGGTGGTCGAAGACCAGTTTGCCGCCGGCCGGCCGGACTGGGCGGCGGGCGGCGCGCGTTTCGTGTCGGATGCCGCGCCGTTTGAAACCTTGAAGCTGCGCACCGTCAACGGCCTGCATTCGGCGCTGGCCTATCTGTCGGTGATGGCGGGCTGGGCGACGGTGGACGAAGCGCTGGCCCAGCCGGCGCTGAAGGCTTATCTGGCCGCGTTGATGCAGGACGAAATCGTGCCGACGCTGCCCACCTTGCCGGGCCTGGACCTGGCGCATTATCAGCAGCGGCTGTTGCAGCGCTTCGAGAACCCGGCGTTAAAACACCAGACTCGGCAGATTGCGATGGACGGTTCGCAGAAGCTGCCGCAACGCTTGCTGGACACCGTGCGTGCCCGCTTGGCGGCGGATATGCCGATCGACAAGCTGGCGCTGGCGGTGGCCGCGTGGCTGCACTTCTTGCGCGGCGTTGACGAGGCGGGGCGGCGTTTTGACATCCAGGACCCGATGGCGGCAGAGTTGGCGCAACGGCTTGCCGAGGCGGAGCGTGCCGTTGATGCCCGCAGCGCCGGGCCGGCCGCCATGCAAGCCTGGACCGAAACGCTAATCGGCGTGACCGCGGTGTTTGGTGACCTGGGCGACGACCCGCGCTTTGTGCGGGCCGTGTCGCAAGCCGCGCATGCGCTGCGCACGCGGGGCGTGGCGGGGGCGCTGAGCGCGCAGGGCCTGCTTACGTAG